AGATTCAAAGTATCCGGCTTCCCTCTCACGGGAACATATTCAGAAGACCCTCAGGGGTGAGCTGGGCTATACCGGGGTTGTGATCACTGACGACCTGCAAATGGGCGCCATCATCAAGCGTTACGGTTTAGATGAGATCATTATTGCAGCAATTAATGCTGGTTGTGATATCTTACAATTCTCAGATCCACTGAACCTGGAACAGGATCTCCCCTCTCGTGTTCGCCGGGTGGTCATTACTGCCATTAAATCCGGAGAAATTGATCCACAAAGAATCCATGAATCCTATGAACGGATCGTGGACTTAAAAAATAGTTTCACAAACAATTCAGACAAAACTACTGATTAGAGGTAAATCCAAAATGGCTTCCCAATTTGCTACTGTTATCAACTGTATGGATGGTCGGGTTCAGGATCCGGTAAACGAATGGATGAAACAAAAAACAGGTGCAACCTATATCGATGTGATCACAGAGGCTGGTCCAGATCGGATCATGGCTTCAACTGCCACAGCTTCACGACTGATTCTGCAACGTATACTGGTTTCCCGGGATAAACATGGGTCAAAGACCCTAGCCTTGGTTGCTCATTATGACTGTGCCGGAAACCCTGTCTCAAAAGCTGAACACCTCACTCAATTAAGAAAAGCCAGTAAGATCATGGAAACCTGGAATCTGGGTATGCATATCTTATTGATCTGGCTTGATGAGAACTGGCAAGTAGAAATAATCGACGAGATCAATTCTTAACTGATCTTAAGCGATACCCCATGCAGTATCACAGAGGATCTACCCGCTGAATGAGCGGATCCTAAATGCTTAAATTCTTTTGTTGATTTCTACGCATTCCTTTTAACCCGGGACGGCGTAGGGGACTTGCTTTATATGCCTGATTAAATGCTGTCTCATCCAGTGTATGAAAATCTGGCACAACCCCGGCCTGAAGACCTTCACCAGGTGCAAACGCTTCGATCTCACTTGGTTTGGCAAAGCGATTCCAGGGACACACATCCTGACAAATATCACAGCCGAAAATCCACTCCCCCAACTTGGTTCTGATATTCTCGGGGATAACTTCCTCGGGCTTCAGTTCAATGGTGGCATAGGAGATACACTTTGAGCCATCAACCATATAGGGTTCCACGATCGCCTGGGTAGGACACGCATCAATACAAGCCGTACATGTCCCACAGTGGTCAGCAACAGGATCATCATAATGATCAAATACTTCAGTAGTAACGATCTCCCCCAGAAAACCCCAGCTACCAAACTCACGGGTAATGATATTTGAATGCTTCCCCTGCCACCCAATACCGGCAGCCACAGCCCACTGTTTCTCCATCACGGGGGCCGAATCCACAAAAATACGGTAAACCAAAGCACGCTGCTTTCTGCTGAGCTCTTGAATATTGTCAGGGAATA
The Candidatus Neomarinimicrobiota bacterium DNA segment above includes these coding regions:
- a CDS encoding carbonic anhydrase, whose translation is MASQFATVINCMDGRVQDPVNEWMKQKTGATYIDVITEAGPDRIMASTATASRLILQRILVSRDKHGSKTLALVAHYDCAGNPVSKAEHLTQLRKASKIMETWNLGMHILLIWLDENWQVEIIDEINS
- the queG gene encoding tRNA epoxyqueuosine(34) reductase QueG; translation: MLKNKDLQEIGSRLGIHKLGVATAGKLQADPLNAWLNRGYQGQMSYMERNQEKRLDPSELLIGARSVISVFVNYHQAESVPELEGVISKYARGTDYHPILKDLLHELARELFPDNIQELSRKQRALVYRIFVDSAPVMEKQWAVAAGIGWQGKHSNIITREFGSWGFLGEIVTTEVFDHYDDPVADHCGTCTACIDACPTQAIVEPYMVDGSKCISYATIELKPEEVIPENIRTKLGEWIFGCDICQDVCPWNRFAKPSEIEAFAPGEGLQAGVVPDFHTLDETAFNQAYKASPLRRPGLKGMRRNQQKNLSI